In the Glycine max cultivar Williams 82 chromosome 6, Glycine_max_v4.0, whole genome shotgun sequence genome, AACCAgcttttcaaattttgattttgcagGGTGCAAACTAGATAGGAAAAGCACAAGTGGGGCATGCCATCTATTAGGAAGCTCTTTTGTATCTTGGAATTGCAAGAAATAGGCTTGTGTAGCACTATCCACTGCAAAAGCTGAGTATATTGCAGTTGGAAGTTGTTGTGCTCAAAGTCTCTAGATAAAACAACAACTTGAAGACTTTGAGTAATCCTTGATCACATTCCTTTAAAATGTGACAACGCAAGTGCGATCAATCTAACTATAAATCTTGTCATGCATTCTAGAACTGATATAGAGATAAGacatcattttcttagagatcatttTTCAAAAGGTGATTTCTGCATTGAGTTCGTTGATAGTGAGCATCAGTAGTAGACATATTCACTAAACCACTTGCTAGAGATAGGTTCTTCTTGATTAGAAATGAACTAGGCATCTTAGATGGATCTAGCATTGGATGATGTTGTGTTTAGTGTATGTAATCTGCTCTAAATTGCAATCTATATCTCTTGATTTCTCTTGAAATGTCTTAGTTTGTTGATATGTGTTtgtttagtcatttattttctgaaaaccaCATGCTTACcttgattcttttgtttttttttctctattttaaccTATTATGCATTCGTATTAATTGATTGCTACGTGTTTATAGGTATTATCAGTTTTCAAAACTTTTTGTTTGAATCGATTATCCCTTGATTTAATCGATTAACATTGTTTGTTATGTGTTatcagttttgaaaattgtctgttttaattgattaccatttttAGTGTTTGTGGTGTTTTGGCTCAAAACTgtatgttttaattgattacctgtctgattaattgattacatgctcgagagtaaaagttttatttggatttagttctattttaatcaattaccatggCCTTATGGGGAGTTTTTCTGgcatatttaattgattacgCTTGCATTTTAATCGATTAAGTATAACAACTTTTGGTTGAGTGAAAATGAGGGCCAATTTAATCGattattgtgttattttaatCGGTTACTTGCGTGTCTATTGTGTGTAATCCGTTACATCGCTTCGTCTTCACCTTATCAACCGCCATTATTTATGCATTTACTTCCTCCACCAACCTCAGCCAACCAGAACAATCGGACCTCTCTATAAAAGGCAACCCTAACCCATCCACAAATCACACCAACACCTTCTCTAAACACCCATCTCTGAACCCAACCTCTTCTACTTCAAAACCCTATGTCTTCTTTTTGAAAATGGTGAGCAACCCCTCTAGAGCTCAGAAGAAAGCCAAGACTTCCAAGAGGAAGCAAGGTGAATGGTCTCAAGATGCTCTCAACAGGTTGGATACATGGTTCACCGATGAAAGCAAGAAGAATGACTATAAGATGATTTATGCTATGAAGAATGTGAGAATATCCAAGTATCTGGACTTGGAATGGTTCTCTCAACAAGGTTTCAACTTCTCTAATCTGTTGGAAGCTCAAGGTTTGTCCAAACTAGTGCAGATGAAAGGAATATTTTATCCGAAACTAGTGAAAGTCTTTTACACTTGCGCACACGCTGACCTAGAAGGTAATCTCTTTTCTATTGTCAATGGAGTAGAAATGGTTATTGACACTGAAGTATGGAAGGAAGTAGCCGGACTGGACATGGGTGGAGTCTGTGAATTCGAAGAAACAACTAATGGGTACAACAAGATGCAGACCAATGGGGGAATGCTTCTTGACCCAACAAGGAATTTGAGGAATCACCTAGGAGTAGGTGGTATGTCAACAGAGGAAAAAATGCTTGTGTACCTCATTACCTACATTCTTAGTCTGAGGTCAAGTAATCATGCTCAGGTAACTAATGATGATCTCTAGACTATATATGGTATGAAATATGCTATCTTGGGTACTTTTGATTGAAGACATTATGTTGAAGAGTCGTGGTTAGTGGACAATGAATTTCCTTATGTCGTGCTAGCCTCAAGATTGATTGACTACTTCAATGTCAATGTATCTATTGAGATAGTGCATTTTACCAAAGCATCTAGTGAGATTACCAAAAGGCATCTCAAGAAGCTTGGAATGAGGTTTGTTGACCATGGGTGGATTATAGCTGGAGAGCCACCAGCAGTAGGAAACATGGAATAGATGGATGAAGAAGTTGAAGCTGAAGCTCCGCAAGAGCCTGCCCATCAATGGAGTCCGTTTAAGTCTCTTATGATTCAGAAAAAGGGCGCTATGTTTCACCTGGATCAAGAGCACTCAGCTAAAGTTCACAGTTCACTGAAGAACATCACTACTTGGCTAGAAAACATAGAAACTAGGTTGACCCTTAACAACCTCCTTAACCCCGATGATGATGAAGCTTAGTCTTGTTTAAGTGCTTGTTTCTATTGTTTTCTGGTCTATTTTGGTTATGTTCTATTTGTTTCTATTTGTCTTTGTTTGATTAAAAAGTTACGATATCGTTTAGtagtttgataattaatttgtaaaagtttCATATGAATGAAATGCTATGGCTCTTTCccttcaattttttgtttgttttgattctttgtatagctATAACTTTTTGGCCTTGTTAATGCCAAAAGGGGGCGAAGATGTATTAGCATAGCATTAGCATTGAACAAAAGGGGGGAATATACTGCATTAGCATCACATCATAcatttttatatacatatataactctacctaataatgatgatgatatggAATTGATACTTCCCTTAGTGTTAAGAAACTTTCAGGTTgactaagaaaagaaaagtcttTACTCTCAAGACTCTCCAAATGCATTCAATGGAAAATTCaagtttggcatcatcaaagccaaaaagggggagattgtttgAGAGAAagggagcaacatgaagacttAGCCTTGAAGCTTaaagaagttttgtcttttacatgcccaactctcttaagtgacatttgtattgattgttgtattgtgtgttgcatcttagtatttatcatttcatatgcatcatgcatcatcatgtaggAGTAAGAAGAAagtttctaaagttagaaaatttatTCAGTAGTTCGAactctttgttttaattgattacgcAAGTGTTTGAAGCTTGCATAGAAGTGTCTCATattggtttaatcgattacatgcttatagtaatcgattacacaatttgttttgagacaatgattgattttttcagaagtctttgctttaattgattaccaggtgATATAATAGATTACTTCTCTCTTAAAAAGTGTTTCAGAAGcgatcaagaacactttaatcaattacattgaggatctaatcgattacatggttctTGAAAGTTTTCCAGTTTTtcggaagaacactttaatcgattgaaacagtaatataattgattacttcttcgaaataatcaattacattatatatttaatcaaCTACAGgcaattataactattttttctataaatagccaccttgtgttctcactttaaaaaaagttttaacaaCTTATGAATGAGCTAGAATTATGAGATgacattagtaaaaaaaagaagagaagaaaaagtgcttagaaacaatgtgactcacaacttctaatctttgattatgaaaattatattgtGAAAAGTGATTTGTAATTCTctcttgagttcaagaagacACTTATTCATTCAAGTAAGGTTCTTGCAAAGGATTGATCAGGTTGTGTCTATCTTTGACTCTACTTTTTCGTGTTTACACATTACTTGTTTGTGCATCAATTTCTGAAGGCATggtagaataggtttttctagtttgggctaagggtaggtttctcttaggctcttattcacagAGAACCCTAGGGTTGGGTACCTTAGTCTTTTTTTCTGGGGTAGGGACTGAGATTGCTTGTGATTGCTTGTATgaattctatatgcatagtgaaaatctaattcgggtttggattagataactggattaacttctctagagatagagactgaactagtataaaaattgatatacttcttctcttgatcttatctttctttctcattttgatcttgatcaatatatttattaaaggttaaagaaaatatctttttgaaagaaagaactttaacaaaTGTTTTTGTATAAAGGGTGATTTCTTAAGTATTGGTTTACCAAAGTTTGTGATACAATCCGCACAAAAGAAGTTTCTTTTAACTTTGGTTTTAAAAGactgttttgttttaaaaacaaattcacCCCATCATGGTATGTGAGTTTCCATCATAACAATGCCTTGTGTATGCACTAGAGATATTACTATGAAGgattataaaatttagaaagaGAATGCTCTTAATTGATTTTagcttaacaattaatttattttatccaccattatttttaaatttaaaaattaggtAGGTACGTAAAGAAATAAAGGATACTTTCATACTAGACATTCACTATATATAGACCGATTTAGCGACCAGTTTTTTGGTTCTTAAAAATTGGGTCAATAAATCGATTTCTAAATAATCAGTCATTATATTGGTTACTACATAATCGGTCATTGAATCAGTTTCTATTTAACCAGTCTCCGGTATTATTTAAATCACTCTCTAACATTAGCTACCAAGGTCTAGCTACTTCCTAAAATTAGATTCTAAATTAGTCTCTTATTGATTTAGTGATTGATTTTGTCAGCCTAGAGACTCATAATTTTGTCAAGGATTTCTACAAGGAAGTCGACTTAGAGTTCCTAGTGCACTcacaaaaatattatgtttcatTCCTTttagttttcatgtttttatagGTTAACAGGTGATTGCCTTGTGGTAGAAGCTTTAAGCACAGAGTTTGTTGCTTAGTGGAAGATTAGTATAGTTTGTACCTCCCAATGCATGAGAGTTAGTTTATGCTTATGTTTTGATGACACATAAGTgacaagagttttgttttggatttATTTATGTAATGTATCTTTAACTTTAAGTTTCCGCATAATAACCTCTGTTATTATTCTATgctaaattttcataatttagtaATATAAGAAGTAAAAAGAGGTTGTATCAAATAGGGTGTTACATctaactaataatattttttaacattcatCTAATTTACTCTATCTCCATATCAACAAAACACAGTtgaacatataaaatattaatataaatttctcACCTAAATTTCATGTGCTTAAATAGTAAATTCTACTAAACTAAAGCTTCACATTACATCTGATAGTCTTTAGTAAAAtttctaaattataaatttgacatACTGATATCATcatatttaacaatattttgataactaaaaaaaatctcaccTCACGGAAGAATTAGTaatctcctcctcctcctaggTTACActctcataaattttaaaaaaatattttacacttgTTTGATATAATTTAAGAACTTTCTGAATAAGTTTGGTTGTGTAaccattttaatatattagttgAATCAATTCACCGGTGGAAAAGGTCAATTGAGTCTTGTACTATTAATAGCTATACTGCAacgcattaataaaaaaaatgaagtcatTGTGTTTTCAAGTTTTACATTTATATCTTATATCATTCCATGAcactttctaaaatttaaacttgGGTATGCATATTTGGGACATATTACAAGCtccttaataatataaataaagaagacGTCCTTTGTTATTGAATAGTTGCGTTGAAGTATTTATTTACAAGGGAATACAATTACTAGCTAGACATCTCCTCTTTTAATGGGGATGGCTTGCTAACTCAAGAAAGGAAAAAACCATaagaacattgttaaaaaaatgggCATTATTGTAGTTGCTCATTCTAGGCTGCACAAGTAGGAGCTTTTCCTGTTATTACGGGCTTGACGTTAGCACATTTAGCTGTTGTTGCAGCTCCATTGAATGTGAGATCAACATCAGTCATCTCTACACCCTCACATGGTGCAACACTACTACAAATAAAAATCACTccttctttagttcctgaagtGCCCTTAATGTTTTTGAAGGAAACCTTGCTTATCTTGATTTTTGACGGATTCTATGCCatcataagaaaaagaaatggaacAAAAATCAGtcttttaaatcaatttagtGAATGAACTATTTAGTCACTAAAATAATATGATCAGCCTATACATTACTGGATGAGGAATTAAATACCTTTTTGGAGCACTGGTTCCATGGACAATACTCTTGGTCTATGATCACAGGGTTCGAAACATTTTCCATGGTAATATCTTCAAAATGCATATCAGTAACTGTAATTGTTAATGGCGTGCTAGGCCAAGTCTTAATCCTCAGACCGTTATCTGTATTGTTCAAAGTGCAATTCTTAACTAGAAGACCTTCAACGGCCTCTTCATTATCGTACCTCCCAAGGCTTCCAACACTAATGCCATGACCAGGTCCACAGTTCACATTTTGGACAGTTATATTTTTGTTACCATCACCCAATGAGATACAGTCATCTCCAGTAGCAATGTTTGTATTAAGAACCTTCACATCTGTGGATCTTCCAATGTGGATCCCATCGGTGTTGGGACTCTCTGCTGGGGCACTAATTTTAAACCCATCAAATGTCATATTGTTGCACCCCAAAACATTCACATGAAAGTTTTTGCTATCCTTGGAAGTAAGGTCACGGACAATTGAATTATTGAGGAAATTAAAACCGAAATTCTGTTgagatttgtaaaataaaacataaaaggcATTAAATTTGTGTTGGATAAAGGCACAAGTTATGTTATActgtttaatttcaaaattaatatttagttacCATGCAAAGCATCTTGCAGTTCTTGTTTGTTGtacaatcattttgtttccaAGCAGTTGGACCTTGACCATCAAAAACTCCTTTCCCTGACAGGGTGAAAGAGTTAACATGTTGAACCTTTAACCATTGGTCTGCCCCCTTAAGGTTAACTACGTTTGTAGGTGCTTGAATTGTTCCATCAACTTGAACCTCAATAGGAGCCTTGCAAGGACCTTTTACATCAACTGCACCCATTTGATATGTGCCAGCTGGAATCACAATTTTGACAGCAGTTGTTGATGCACATGCTTGAGTCCAGGCACTTAAGAAAGCCTTTTTACAATGTTCAAATcacaaatcaattaaaaaaagaagtgataataattaaaaacatccTACCTTACCTTAAAGACTACacctattttttatatcaaatggTGAAATCAATTCTTTGTTACATGTTGATACCTGGCTTATATCTGAATTCGGTTTTCCTCCAAATCTTGATATGTCAAGATCCCCTTGTTGTGCAAAACCAAAGTCGactagaaataaagaaaaaaatattgtgattaTAGTGAACTtcatattgtttttgtttttgtttgtggcACACTATTTTTGCGCTTctcttgaatgaattgatttcaGAGTATAATtggaatatatttatattagagTAGCGAGGCTTGAACACCATAAACGTTATAAACAACTATTATCTAAATATATCTTTCCTTTTTTAGTTGTTTGGTTGATCTTttcttgttttagtttttaacaattaattttagatcACTCGTTAATAACCTATTATTATAATTTcctaaaaattaattctttataaaaaaaagtagatttaaggtgatttaatttgatttagacAAATATCATgtttagaaaaaattatataaattatggaTAAAAGATATACAAAACTTACCTTTTACAATTGGACTCCATTAAAaagaattcatttattttaatttatcttcttgtttttttacctaaaattattaaagatcGACATTTAGCATATGTAACGATAAATCATGGTAAATTTCAGcatattgaatttaaaattttaaaattataaaattttataaatagctCATTTTCTTAACactacacatgcatattttccATATAACACAAATAAGTCTGATCTTATGGATTCCTATGCTATAAATACAAAtaccttgtttttatttttatttttattatagatgATAACTTCAATGTGTGTACTATTTTTATGGTTCCGTCTTTCTAATTTGTTACGAGGGTATCTACGGCTCTAACCTGAGACATGCCATCTCCATATCAAGAGAGTCGTGGAATACCGACACAGTGGCTCTACCCACGTGGCAACATGCCCTCAACAGATTCTTCCACCTGGAAGCCCCTGGGCTGAAAGACTTGGAGAACTTGAACTTATTGTGGATCTACACTAGATCTGAATCAAAAATAGATCTCAAGATTACTCTCTCCCTCTCTTCCCCTCTCTTGGTCCTCCACCATACGCGACTGAAGCAAAGCCTACTCCGCCATGCCGGAGGCCATTCCACCAACCTTACCGAACATTGGCGCCGTTTGTGCGAAGCAACTACACAAAAACATCAAACACTCCAACGCTGACTCGCTAACTCAAGtcaaattgaaaatttgtaCGGTAAATTGGTGGAAACACGCAATCACAAGTCTTCAACGGTTAACGAACAACTCCtgaagcaaaaaggaaaagaaggagcaCTTCCTACCTCTTCCAAAGTCGCACGACACCCGCCACATTGGAACTCAAGCATATGTAACTGGAGAAATTCTCTGGCGACGACCAGATCTAGTGTCGTTGTCGTGAAAACGATGAATAAGGTGGATCCGTCTGTCAAAACCCTAGCTTCAATGATACAACAACAAAGAGTCACTCTGGAAGCACAAAAGATGATCATCAACGAGTTGTAATGGAAGAATCAACAATTAATGAAATAATCAGCTGAATGCACATCATGGCTTGGATCCGGGATCCTTGAACGAAGAAGTCAAGTCAGAATCGATGAACAAGAAAACGAAAGAAGATGGGGTCTTCACTATTGTAGTAATAGAAAACAAGATAATTCCTTTCACCATGCATTTCTCGGAGAGAGTCATGAACGTTGCAGTCCCTAAACATCTGCAACATCTCCCAATGGTGGATCCAAACAATCAAATAAGCGTCGTCTTTTTGTATCGTAGAGCCTCTGCCACGCTGATTTGCAGAGCTTTCCCTCTATCGTTTAAACAAACTACACTCCCTGGCACCTCGATCAATAGACTCGTGGACGCAATTACGAGAAATATTCAGGGCCATGTCACCTTCCTAACACCTTGAACTTTACAACCCTGTAAATTGTTACGTAAGAAATTTAATTAggatttaattaagatttatttaattaattataataacaaaatatgtgTCTTAAGTAATTTCGTAACTAAAGGAAATAAAGGAAAATAGAGGAAATTAGTGTTTCCTAATAATCGTTGTGAGTGAACTGTCTTTTGTGTGTTGTTTAATTAATGGTCAGTGTTAAGTTATATAATGGACTATGATAAAATAAGTTATGGACTATGATTAGACATCAAagtgttaatttatttatttgtgagcggaaagttttcttaagaattaaGTTTTTTGTGATTAATTGTCAATAAGTGTTTGTCCGAAGATTCTTTTGCGGGGgatattttattgtaatttaattattttaagaaaaagaataaataattgatCGATGGAATTTGTTTGATGTCTCAAgtgagttttataaaaaaaaatatttattgaatagatttaattattaaagttagtaaaaaaaaaaagtatttttttgtgcGACAAAAGTAAATTCGATCAAGTGTAAGGTTACACTATGTAAATTAATTACACAATGTAAACCTCATTTAGCAATCATAACAAGCTGAACAATGGGAGAAGGGGCTGAGCAAAACAAGTTTCCCTAACCCTCTTCAGTCACTTCAACACTCAACCCTCACATCGATCCCACACTCCTAACCAATCAAAATTTACGCAAACCCCTCATACACCACCCACATACTCACTTCATTTTCTCTACTTTTCTTTAGATGAGCCATGCCCAAAGCACAAACCTCTTGTCTTCCCCTATCAATTACTTGAACCACCAAGGAGGAATCACCCAAAAAAACAGTTTCAGCACAAGCTTTTTTGGTGCTTGCAAGGCCTAGAGCTTGCACCCTCACCCTCTCATCATTTTTCGTGTGAAATGAATTATAGTAGTACGGGGATATTTATGGTGAACTCAGCCCCCATGGGTACCTTTTGTAGGAGGAAACCATGGTGATTTGATCCTGCATTGCACTGCATGCACCAAAAgatgtctctttttttttaatgttttttgtaattgttttgaaaagcttaaatttttcaatttgcatgcatgttcgctcttcttttttttttgttcattttcatgATTTGGAAGAGCTTCTAGTACAAAGGAGATTCTatccattttttttagattttataaagcaagattgaattttttaaaatgggcAATGAGAAGGGAGAGGCTGGCTGGAAGGTTTAGTCCTTTTGGCCAGTGTTAGGGTTTTTGAGCCAAAAATGAAATCTAGtttttggattttcatgaaacttGTTTTGGTTTACTCTAGACACAATTTTCAACAACTTTTGTGTTGAAGCCCTTGAGATATGAGACCCATCTATGCCATGCAAGATGACTAACTAGTTGTGCAATGAGTGTCTCGCAATGATAGGTTTTTTGTAGCTTTTGGATTATGTGGTTGTCATATGAATGAAAGCTTTATTGTTCATAAGACAAgagaagaaattcaagaatgtaaattataaaaaaaatatggatttcATATTCATTTTATAAAGGCACAAGCAAAACAAGGTTGTTGTAGGAAAGTCAGTTTTGGTGTCTCGGAAAAGGGTCAAATAGAAAAATTTATTGGGAGTAACATAGGACAAATTTTTGTGTATCTTTTACCTTTTGAAATATATGATTCTTTTAACTTCACATTGTATAAGTAAAGTCTTTTGGATTTGGGAAGAGGTAGAAATGCACAAATCTTTGAACTATGTTCAAAgtgaagttcttttttttttttttgtagattttTGCTAATGATTTTTGTAGATTTTTGCTAATGAAGTATTTTCGTTGTtggaaagataagaaaatttcCTTTGTTTGTATGAAAAGTtttcaatgataatttttttgtgaaattttatAGAGGCTTGAATCTGCCCTTTTTTTCAAAGCTAAGTTTTTTGAATGCATGTTGATGTATTGAATTGTTAAATTTTCACTGAGTGTTGATGTGTTGCCTTGTTAATTTTTGTCTAAGTCTTGTGTGTTGAATTTGATGTTTTCCATATGAGTTAGGATCTATTTGTTTATGATTGAAAGACTCGGGGAGTGTGAATCCCGAGCAAATATAATTGTGGAATGTGATATTTTGATTAGAGGCCAGAAGGTGTGACCTCGAGCAACTATTGCATGTGATGTGCTATGAACGATAATGATTTGTGTGTTAAGGCCTGTGTGGGGGTGGATATAGGGACTCAAACACCAGTCTTAGTGTCGACTAGGACCCCAATCTAGTGGGTACATGATGTCTCAGAAGATGTGCGCCTTTGTGTGATTGATGTAGGGATTGAAGCACGAGTCCCAGTGATGACTATAACCCTGTTCTAGTGGACATTATGTGTGTCGAACAACATGCAATGCTTTGTGTTAGTTCATAGGAACCTGAGAATGAGTGTCCATGTGACTAAGGTGTTTTCTTTTAGAGAATGATGTGCTTAAGAGATGTGCAAGGGGAAGCAAACTCAAGGCACAATGCAAATATTTTCTTCACGAGAGTCACATGGGGGGTTGTGCTGGATGTTGTGAGAGCTCACTAGACAGAAATCAATTGTCGGTTTCCAACATTAGGTGTGGATGTAATTCCTACTTTGTGATGATGTTATGTCTGAATGATTCTCGAACTTTCTTCACCTTTCAATGTCATTTTATACCTGTGTAGTCGAACCCCATGGTGACAATAAAGTGAACGATCAATGAGGAAGAAGGGTGAGTTTGGTTGtgtaaaagagaaaagaatggAAGAGACttgtgaaaaaatatttgaattaaagtagagAGAAAGAGGTATGGGACCCacattgatttttgaaaatttccTCCCTTTTCTTCTCAATTTGAACTCAAACAAACAGGCACTAAGGGTGGACATGGTTAGGATTTTTACAAATCCAATATGTATCCAAACCAAACCATTTGAAGTGGTTTGGATTAAAATCCAACCCATTTTTTAAAACCAGGTTTATCTAGGTTATTTTAGGCCAGGGacattaaagtaattacatatCTATAACAACAATTGAAGAATTTATTGGAAGgaagaaaaaaccaaaagtaataccatatataatttttatgatgTAAGAGAATGTAACCGCACTACTAGACCATCAACATTCTAACTCAAAGGATGTGATATGAAACCAGTTAATCAAGTTGCTCAtcgttcaaaaaaaataaacctttGGACTCTTGTTTCCTTCACTTTATAAagtttaactaaaaataaacctCTGTAAACACTACATAATGACATGACCACACTACAATCAATATATCCTACCCACACACTAAATTCCAAACCCTTCACCTTTCTAAGCTAGCTAGAGTAACATGTTGTGCCAATAAGCAAATAATAACCATCATTACAACAACTATTAAAAAGTCAGTTACAATGACAGTTTAAACGGTCATACATATATGAATACATAATAACAAGACTAAAAGAATTGAAggtgtaaaaaaatataggcTTAGTAAGTAGCTTAGCCCTTTTACTTATCAGAATCCAGCAATTAAATCCTTCATGCACTCAACAAGCTTATCAACACTAACAACAACCCATCAAGAAAAGCATGAAAGGATTGCAATTCACACCAACAAGCCCTTCAAAGCCTTGCATCTGGC is a window encoding:
- the LOC100819348 gene encoding polygalacturonase → MKFTIITIFFSLFLVDFGFAQQGDLDISRFGGKPNSDISQAFLSAWTQACASTTAVKIVIPAGTYQMGAVDVKGPCKAPIEVQVDGTIQAPTNVVNLKGADQWLKVQHVNSFTLSGKGVFDGQGPTAWKQNDCTTNKNCKMLCMNFGFNFLNNSIVRDLTSKDSKNFHVNVLGCNNMTFDGFKISAPAESPNTDGIHIGRSTDVKVLNTNIATGDDCISLGDGNKNITVQNVNCGPGHGISVGSLGRYDNEEAVEGLLVKNCTLNNTDNGLRIKTWPSTPLTITVTDMHFEDITMENVSNPVIIDQEYCPWNQCSKKNPSKIKISKVSFKNIKGTSGTKEGVIFICSSVAPCEGVEMTDVDLTFNGAATTAKCANVKPVITGKAPTCAA